The segment CCTGAAGCGCTTCTTTGAGCTGGAAGACGGCATGAAGCGCCTGCTCTCCATTGTACTGATCGGCCAGACGGAACTGGGGCAGAAGCTGGCCAGCGCCGGAACAGAGGTGCGTGAAGTTGTGCAGCGGTGCGATGTGGTCAAGCTGCCGCCTCTTACAGATGTGCCGGGATTCATTCGGCACCGCTTTAAGACCGTCCAGGCCGATGCTGACACCGTGTTTGATGCCAGCGGAATGGAAGCCCTGCGTCAGCGTCTTATCGTGGCTCCTGATGGCCGTGGGCGCGGTGTTGATCTTGCCTACCCCCTGGCGGTGCAAAATCTGGCCACTCGTGCCATGAATCTTGCCGCAAGCATCGGCGAACCCGTTGTGACCGGAGATGTAGTGCGCCAGGTGCGGGCGTAGGAGGCAGCTATGAGTGAACAAGACTTCAGTGAGCTGGTGCGGAAGATGCGCGAAGCCCAAAAGAGCTTTTTCAAATCCAAAAGTCACCATGACCTGCGCTGCGCCCGGGACTATGAGCGCAGAGTTGACGAAGCCTTGCAGTGCATGCCCCAAGAACCTGCGCAGAAGCAGGCGAGGCTCATATGAATGGGGGTCTTATCATCGCCGCAATTGTGGTGTTTGTGATATGGGCCGGGATGGTTCACCCCAACAGAGTGATAGAGCGGATAGCCATGAAAGCTCTGGAAACCTATCAGCTAGAGCTTAAGGCCGGAATCAAGCCAGAAGACAGCAAAGTCAAGGACATGCTGCAATCAATATCAAAACATGAGGTCAAGAAAAATGATTGAAGTTAACGGCGTACAGCACATGCAAAACTCCCAGGGCCACCTTGTGCCTGTGGATCGCGTTGATCCAGTCGACAAGCTGCGTGATGAAACCGTGCGGGAACTCATAGACATGGCTAAAGGTCTTTCCGGAGGTCTGCGTGAAGGTCGCACGAAAATGCTTGATGCCGTTGCGGCCTTTGTCTCCATATCCGGCGAGCAATATGGCTCAAAAGTTGGCGGAGAAAAGGGCAACGTCACCCTGCACAGCTATGACGGAAGCCTGAAGGTTCAACGGGCCATGCAGGATCGCATCACCTTTGATGAACGCCTTCAGGCTGCGCGGACGCTTATCAATGAATGCCTGCGGGATTGGTCTGAAGGTGCCAATGCCAACTTGCGCGCCATTGTTGATGCCGCATGGGAAACGGACAGGGACGGTAACGTGTCCACTTCACGCATCCTCGGCCTGCGAGCCATCAAAGTGAAGGATGATGAACGTTGGGATCAGGCCATGAAAGCCCTGACGGACAGCATGCAGGTGGTTTACAGCAAATCGTTCATTCGCGTGTACGAAAAAGACGCATACGGCGAGTTCCAGCCCATACCGCTGGATATTGCCAAGGTATAGTCAGCAGGAGGTCGCCATGCAATCAAGAGCCGGACTCATTAGGACCATTCAGACAGGCCGTAAAGTGCTGAACATGGATGATCACACATACCATGACATGCTTCGCAACCTCACGGGCGCGGAATCATGCACGGTGCTGAACGAGACCGACCTTAAGCGAGTCCTGGTGCACCTCCGCGAAAGAGGATTTGCTCCCAAAGAATCGCCCACTAAAGGACCCCAGCGCAAGGTGCGGTCTCTGTGGCTTACCCTGGCAGATGCAGGGGCGGTCGAAAACCGTGATTTCAAGGCCACAGACGCCTATGTGACCCGTCAGACCGGGTTCTCAATGCGCAAGGCATCACCCGGAGATCTATCGGCAGTCATAGAGCAGCTTAAGCGCTGGCTGGAGCGTTATGAGTAGTGACGGACAGCAATTCCTTGAGAGTGTTGAAGCCGCCATGCGCTCGCGCGGCATCGCCACCGAGGTGGCCCGGGCGGTTTTGATAGATGTTTCGCTCGAATGGGGAGGGCAGCAGGTCTACATCCTGCTGCGCTCCCCTTATATTGCCCACGCTGTAATGGCCGACTTCAACGGCAGCAATGCAGGCGAGCTGGCCACAAAATATCGTATATCACGCGCCCAGGTATACCGCCTTATAGATCAGGCCCGCGCCGCAAAACGCGGCGAACGCGCCGAACAGATCCGGTTGCCTGGGGTGTAGGAGGTTCGCATGAGTGTGACGAAAAATTTCTTCATCGGTGAAGGCCCTGAAGCGGAGGCCCTGATTGCGGAAGTGAAAGAGCTTCGCGAGGCAGCCAACAATGCGCGCGATGTTGTTCAGAAGGAATATGGCGCTGACGGCCTTGTGCTTCATGGACGTGGTGGAGAAGTCTGCGGATTGGCGTTCATAGAAAAGCAGAACAAACCATTCCTTAAAGGCGAAGTCCGTCTTGAAAAAGGCTTTGGGTATTACCCGAAGCTTAACTGTAAGCAGGGGAAAGAACTGGCCTCCAAGCTGGAAGCGCCTGAACTTCAATTCAATACCAACGATTATATCCTCAGCAAGCTCAAGCTCCACAGGATGTGCGATGGCCCGCACCGCGCATCCCGCACGGGTATGGCTCTGTACCTTTCGGTTGCTGGATATGCGAAGAATAAAATTCTCGTGAGCATTCCAGGCCCAAAAGACCTCGACCGCATGCACGGCGATCCTATGCCGGAAGTGCCCACATGGTTCCGAGAGGTCAAAGAATCCGAGTGGCTGGCAGCCCAGGGCAAATAGGGGGTGCCAATGTCCACCAATCCCCCACAAGAAAATTCTCTTCCAGACAGAATGCGGACTCTCGCGAAAGACGGGCACCCGCGCGCCGAAGATTTACGGCAGATGGCTGACGACATGGACAATGCTATTGCCACCCATGACATGCGGAAAATGATTGGCGCTTGGGCGCGCGCCAGACGCCTCTGGTGCGAATGCACCGGAGAGCCGTTGATATAAGGAGAGGTCATGAGCGACACGACAAACACGATCACGCCGGAAACACGCCGTATGTTTATGGAAGACGCGAACGCTGTTCTGGCCCACGACAAAAAGAATCTGGAGCGCAGGGCTGCGGCAGAAGCCATTCTACGCCTGCTCAATGCCCTTAAAGCCTCCGAGGACGAAGTGGCGCAACTGCGCAAGGAACGTGATTGGCTGGCGAACGTACTGGCAGAACTCCACGGCACATCGCTTATGCTTGTTGATGGTGCGCCGGAAGGCAGCAATCGACCGCCATACTGGAAAGAAACCGCCCGCAAGGCCTTGGACACTGGGGGCGGCGCATGAGCAACCTCGCTGAAAAGAAGAAAAGGATCATTGATAAGATTCGTAAGCTATTGCGCCTTTCAAGCTCCAGTAATGAGCATGAAGCCGCCGCCGCAGCAGCCAAGGCCCAGGAACTGCTTTCTGAATATAATCTGTCCCTGGATTCCATGATCACGGAAGAATGTGCTTCAGAAATGACGGCTTCGCGGGCATATAAGAAAACTCGGCAGCGTCTTGAATCGTGGGCATACACCCTGGCTTCGGGCGTTTCCAACGCGTTTGACTGCAAATACTATCATGACCCTGATGTTGGTGAGACAGTATTCGTTGGCTGCGAACCGGATACGAGTGTTTGCAGTTGGACGTACGGCTACCTTTATAAAACGTTGCTGTCTCTGGCCTCGGCACACATGCGCGGCCCCGCGCGCCGCTTGCGCTCTACAAGGTCAAAAAAGGCTGCAAGACTCTCATTCCTGCTCGGGGCTGTGATGGTCATATCTCGCCGCCTGAAGGATCAAAAAAAGGCAACTCCGATCACCCCCGGAATGCTTGTCCCCTTCAAAGAGGCTGCGATCAGCAAGGCCATGCCCGAGCTTCGGGAAAGAGCAGCCCCCCAAACAAAGATCAGAGACTTTGACTTTGAGGCTGGAATGGATGCAGGCCATGCCATTCACCTCTCAACACCCCTATCGACCACACGCCCAAACCTCCAGCGTTTGGGCTAAAGAAAAGGGAGGGTTCGCCCTCCCTTCTTCATTTCTTCCTGTGTAATTCAATTTCATTCATGTCCCACAGTGTCTTCACTATGTCCCGGTTTATCCCATCCCTTCACCCCGTCTATTCCCTTCTCCCGTCATGCTTTGGCCAGCGCCGCCTTGAGAATGTCCTGCGCCTCTTCCAGGGTAAGGTCGCCGGGCAGATGGGTTTTGACAGACGCCGCCTGGACAGCGCTCAGCCCCAGGGTAAGCACGAGAGCAAGAGTGAAAATCAACGTACGCATGTGTGGCTCCTTGATGGTCGAAGTTGCGGGCGCAATGTCGGCCAGTTTGTAATAAGTATATAGTGCCGCTAATAAACGAGCAAGGATCGCATAATTGGATTTTTGTTTGTATCATTATATAAGGTTTACAGTGGGCATGACACGCCCACCCCAGGGCATGCCTCAGGCACTGCCCTGGGCAAAAAAGGAGAAAATATGATCAAAAATATTATAAAGATAGCTTCTATGTGCGCTTGCGCAGTCGTGGTTTCCGCCTTTGCCGTGTCGGTGCGCGCAGAAGGTATCTGCACTAAAAAAATAGCCGAGCTTGAACGTCAGTTGAGCATCGCCAAGCAGCACAAGAACACGGGCAAGGCGGCCGGACTTGAGCGCGCTCTGGAAAACGTGCGCACGTGGTGCACGGATGACGGCGAACTGGCCGAAGCAAAAATCAAGGTGCTTGAGAAGCAGGAAAAAGTAGCGGAGCGTCAGGCAGAATTGGACAAGGCCACGGCTCAGGGCGTTGCGCGCAAAAAGATCGAAAAACGGCAGCAGAAATTGCGTGAAGCGCAAGACGAACTGAAAGAAGCCGAAAAGGTTCGTGACACGATGCAGCAGGACGCCAAGAAATAAGTTTTTTCTGCCCATATACCGCAAAGGCCCGTGCACTGTGCACGGGCCTTTGTGTTTATATGGAAACGCGCAATTATTCCGTTTGGCGGCGTGCTTCTCTTTTTTTGAAACAGTCGAGGACGGAAGAGTCCACTCCTGCTTCAAAAAAAGATCGCGCCTTGCCAAACGAAACAACTGCGCGTTTCCAAGAGCTCTTTAATCAGTGTTTTCTTAAAATGCCTCAGGGGTCGGCGGGGTTCGCGCGTGCCGCCATCCGGCGTGACGGCTGACGTAGTGTTTGCCGTAGTTTTCGGGGGTGGGTTCGTTGCAGCGTTTGCCGTAGTGTTTGGCGTACGAACGGTGCGGGCAAAGCCTGGAGTTGATATATTTTGAAATGGTGTGATGGCTGGAAGGCGTTGCCTATGGCCCCACTCATAAAAAACTCGTTGAATTGTACAAAGATACAATAAGAGTTTTAGGGGGTGGGGGCGTGGGGGAGGAGACCCTTTTGCAAAAGGGTCCCACCCCCACAAAATATTTCAAGGGTAACCCAGCGGGTAGCGCGGGTCTGTAGAGAAGTCCCTCCCCCGCAAAATATTCCACGAGGCAAAGCCTACCGCACGAATGGCGCCAGAAAATACTGCCACACAAGGGTGAGCAGCAGCAGGCTCAGTGAAACCATAAGAAAGCGGCGCACGGCGGCGGGGCCCACCCGGATGGCCAGGCGGCTGCCAAGCCAGTTGCCCAGGCAGCAGG is part of the Desulfovibrio sp. genome and harbors:
- a CDS encoding DUF3164 family protein, producing the protein MIEVNGVQHMQNSQGHLVPVDRVDPVDKLRDETVRELIDMAKGLSGGLREGRTKMLDAVAAFVSISGEQYGSKVGGEKGNVTLHSYDGSLKVQRAMQDRITFDERLQAARTLINECLRDWSEGANANLRAIVDAAWETDRDGNVSTSRILGLRAIKVKDDERWDQAMKALTDSMQVVYSKSFIRVYEKDAYGEFQPIPLDIAKV
- a CDS encoding regulatory protein GemA: MQSRAGLIRTIQTGRKVLNMDDHTYHDMLRNLTGAESCTVLNETDLKRVLVHLRERGFAPKESPTKGPQRKVRSLWLTLADAGAVENRDFKATDAYVTRQTGFSMRKASPGDLSAVIEQLKRWLERYE
- a CDS encoding Mor transcription activator family protein; the protein is MSSDGQQFLESVEAAMRSRGIATEVARAVLIDVSLEWGGQQVYILLRSPYIAHAVMADFNGSNAGELATKYRISRAQVYRLIDQARAAKRGERAEQIRLPGV
- a CDS encoding DUF5420 family protein, with product MSVTKNFFIGEGPEAEALIAEVKELREAANNARDVVQKEYGADGLVLHGRGGEVCGLAFIEKQNKPFLKGEVRLEKGFGYYPKLNCKQGKELASKLEAPELQFNTNDYILSKLKLHRMCDGPHRASRTGMALYLSVAGYAKNKILVSIPGPKDLDRMHGDPMPEVPTWFREVKESEWLAAQGK
- a CDS encoding DUF2786 domain-containing protein produces the protein MSNLAEKKKRIIDKIRKLLRLSSSSNEHEAAAAAAKAQELLSEYNLSLDSMITEECASEMTASRAYKKTRQRLESWAYTLASGVSNAFDCKYYHDPDVGETVFVGCEPDTSVCSWTYGYLYKTLLSLASAHMRGPARRLRSTRSKKAARLSFLLGAVMVISRRLKDQKKATPITPGMLVPFKEAAISKAMPELRERAAPQTKIRDFDFEAGMDAGHAIHLSTPLSTTRPNLQRLG
- a CDS encoding DUF1090 domain-containing protein, translating into MIKNIIKIASMCACAVVVSAFAVSVRAEGICTKKIAELERQLSIAKQHKNTGKAAGLERALENVRTWCTDDGELAEAKIKVLEKQEKVAERQAELDKATAQGVARKKIEKRQQKLREAQDELKEAEKVRDTMQQDAKK